A part of Candidatus Flexicrinis proximus genomic DNA contains:
- a CDS encoding toll/interleukin-1 receptor domain-containing protein, whose translation MFRSHILAYGMPTPALPDDFLPRTTQLLLPRLSTPDEREAWLAQAFFLNDPRLYHDLRQMTGMPIVYVTRCITALLTAKCIPGRDIHSLALLLNAVRIGSAPSEQREIDTLVTLLDPMCGPDSAPDPVEPNVVESPAQPVVKPTNPLQTIDTPEDQRTPTVFISYAHIDDEFAVRLIADLQNAGHAIWIDTVSIKGGDAWVRSIADGIRNSYAFLTIVSPDANSSRWVLREYLLAENLQKPIYPVLARQADIPFQMIDRQVVMMHQDYADGLRELLETLPAPKIPVPRMEDILKVATGEMRIVPPPAAAPPAPQPRPVRPPAPITPAQRETEQPDWQNIPPAQTSSSSRGGGLGLPDIGGALGDFFGGLRDMIGGRQRDKEASEPDAKSEEGLASEAEKRQEGPAPTVPEPPRRSQAPGASLPEEAAPDVLAEVFGGVSLDDDEAAPVHQPNRRALELQYVQRQWAEAFSHQQDAPETADDMIVRWMKLSSDADLDADSSGAESGHVDNVGAGLMSMRRAVVMGDSPRETAEAVWSALGVLMKDALSDPTKPLPIIINLAKWTDAAQPLEGFVQEQLGELGGYWQGLLDQKRAALLFTGFEDLPEALRDARKDAIEALLRQHPELPVLVVMQG comes from the coding sequence ATGTTCCGTTCTCATATTCTGGCCTACGGTATGCCTACTCCTGCCCTCCCTGACGATTTTCTTCCCCGTACGACGCAACTGCTGCTGCCGCGGCTGTCCACACCGGATGAGCGCGAGGCGTGGCTGGCGCAGGCGTTTTTCCTGAACGATCCGCGCCTGTATCACGATCTGCGGCAGATGACCGGCATGCCGATTGTCTATGTGACGCGCTGCATTACGGCGCTCCTGACGGCAAAATGCATCCCTGGACGCGACATCCATTCGCTGGCGCTGCTCCTCAATGCGGTGCGGATAGGCAGTGCACCGAGCGAACAGCGTGAGATTGACACCCTGGTGACGCTGCTGGACCCGATGTGCGGGCCGGATTCGGCACCTGATCCTGTCGAGCCTAATGTCGTTGAATCACCGGCACAACCAGTTGTCAAACCCACCAATCCGCTGCAAACCATTGATACGCCGGAAGACCAGCGCACACCAACCGTCTTCATCAGCTACGCGCACATCGACGACGAATTTGCCGTCCGGCTGATCGCGGATTTGCAGAATGCCGGCCACGCGATCTGGATTGACACGGTCAGCATTAAAGGCGGGGATGCGTGGGTGCGTTCGATTGCCGACGGTATCCGCAACAGCTACGCTTTTCTGACCATCGTCAGCCCGGATGCCAACAGCAGCCGTTGGGTCCTGCGCGAGTATCTGCTTGCGGAAAACCTTCAGAAACCGATTTACCCGGTTCTGGCCAGACAGGCGGATATTCCATTCCAGATGATCGATCGTCAGGTCGTCATGATGCATCAGGATTATGCGGATGGCTTGCGTGAACTGCTCGAAACACTGCCTGCGCCCAAAATCCCTGTGCCACGAATGGAAGACATCCTGAAGGTCGCGACCGGCGAGATGCGGATCGTTCCGCCCCCGGCCGCGGCTCCACCGGCGCCTCAGCCGAGGCCGGTGCGGCCTCCCGCCCCGATCACGCCGGCTCAGCGGGAAACTGAACAGCCGGACTGGCAGAATATCCCTCCCGCACAGACCTCGTCGTCATCGAGAGGTGGCGGGCTGGGTTTGCCCGATATTGGTGGAGCGCTGGGGGATTTCTTCGGTGGCCTGCGCGATATGATCGGCGGTCGCCAGCGCGATAAGGAAGCCTCGGAGCCGGATGCGAAGTCCGAAGAGGGTCTGGCGAGCGAGGCGGAGAAGCGCCAGGAAGGCCCTGCTCCGACTGTGCCGGAACCGCCGCGGCGCAGTCAAGCCCCCGGCGCGTCGCTGCCCGAAGAAGCAGCCCCGGACGTATTGGCTGAAGTCTTTGGCGGGGTGTCCTTGGATGACGATGAGGCGGCCCCCGTCCACCAGCCAAACCGCCGCGCGCTAGAGCTGCAGTATGTTCAGCGCCAGTGGGCGGAAGCGTTCAGCCATCAGCAGGACGCACCCGAAACAGCCGACGATATGATCGTGCGCTGGATGAAGCTGTCTTCCGATGCCGATCTGGACGCGGATTCGAGCGGGGCGGAGTCCGGTCATGTCGACAATGTGGGGGCCGGGCTGATGTCGATGCGCCGCGCGGTCGTCATGGGCGACTCTCCGCGCGAGACGGCAGAAGCGGTCTGGTCGGCGCTGGGCGTGCTGATGAAGGATGCGCTCAGCGATCCAACTAAGCCGCTGCCGATCATCATTAACCTCGCAAAGTGGACTGACGCGGCGCAGCCGCTGGAAGGGTTCGTACAGGAACAGTTGGGCGAACTGGGCGGCTACTGGCAGGGGCTGCTGGATCAGAAGCGCGCCGCGCTGTTGTTCACCGGCTTCGAAGACCTGCCGGAAGCGCTCCGCGATGCTCGCAAGGATGCCATTGAAGCCCTGCTGCGCCAGCATCCCGAACTGCCGGTCCTGGTCGTAATGCAGGGATAA
- a CDS encoding ABC transporter ATP-binding protein yields MSTRRQESIILAQDLHKGFVLGDTHVQALAGVNLDVPNGQFIAIMGPSGSGKSTLLYVLGGLDHPSHGAIEVAGHRLDAMSGEDLALFRRNTVGFVFQAFHLIPSMTALQNVALPGVFAGVPVEDREDRAGRLLDTLGLGDRLDHKPSQLSGGQQQRVAIGRALFNNPPIIMADEPTGALDSKTGTMVMRMLRYLSSKQGKTVLIVTHDPNVAAYADRMVMLRDGKIVEDRLNAPEEKLLNA; encoded by the coding sequence ATGAGTACCCGGCGCCAGGAGTCAATCATCCTTGCCCAGGACTTGCACAAGGGCTTCGTTCTGGGTGATACGCACGTACAGGCGCTGGCTGGCGTAAACCTTGATGTCCCGAACGGCCAGTTCATCGCGATCATGGGGCCGAGTGGTTCGGGCAAGTCCACCTTACTGTATGTCCTCGGCGGCCTCGATCATCCCAGTCATGGCGCAATCGAGGTCGCGGGACATCGTCTGGATGCAATGTCAGGAGAGGATCTGGCGCTCTTCCGGCGGAATACGGTTGGCTTTGTGTTTCAGGCCTTCCACCTGATCCCGAGTATGACCGCCCTGCAAAACGTGGCTCTGCCGGGGGTTTTTGCCGGGGTCCCGGTTGAGGATCGGGAAGATCGTGCGGGGCGGCTGCTCGATACACTCGGACTGGGAGACCGGCTCGATCATAAGCCCAGCCAGCTCTCAGGCGGGCAGCAGCAGCGTGTGGCAATCGGCCGGGCTTTGTTCAACAACCCGCCGATTATCATGGCCGACGAGCCTACCGGCGCGTTGGACAGCAAGACGGGCACTATGGTTATGAGGATGCTGCGCTATCTCAGCAGCAAACAAGGCAAAACTGTTCTCATCGTGACGCACGATCCCAATGTCGCGGCCTATGCGGACCGGATGGTGATGCTGCGTGACGGAAAGATCGTAGAAGACCGGCTCAATGCGCCGGAGGAGAAACTCCTAAATGCGTAA
- a CDS encoding IPT/TIG domain-containing protein, giving the protein MRNLTVKRGAFLGVLLLTLMMFMAASAQDTEQPRATSINRVEPRNIQAGAGGTISIYGTGFTEDSVVRLRGFGLLTTTFINTGALTAAIPGNLQAGQYAVEVRDPSGDSQWDRTLNVSAAPVPTSQPQPTNEPPVPQPTNEPAPLPTPPPGEPRLTARGYTVVPGVIKPGDGLSVTFELVNLGNRTAQSIIAALDPAGKFLPSGGIASLTVPDIGPGGTFLVSLSAIGALDLPAGPTVIPIKLTYRDFEGKTYDSSVSFSVNVESVSISTQLTVSEYITTPNPVEPGRAVLVQIVVTNSGTVMAPQALLKIGGTDSILLAGPQGDSFPLGDLEPGDSRTINAELVVRADASAGPQPQAYTLSYQQGAEVKESTGTLTLTVAQAQALEPLLLLESYEVSQSTLKPGDTFTLTAVLANVGTGAVQNLLVTFGSVSEDTSGGSGGSTTTTSSTFAPLGTGGSIFVGSLAAEGGSTTLTQDFIVSGSTKSGVYTLPITLRYPNAKRETVTTALNISLIVVVPPELQFIDVPLPPEIFMGEPVGIGLSFTNIGKSDVNFRSAEVSVENAEVLDGQSVFIGTVKAGEEGSMAATVMATGPGPVVVSVTLNYIDELSQPRSVVRQYETVAVEPPPMPTDDPFLPTPEPVTPEPEPEPTFAEMLGKALLGLLGLGS; this is encoded by the coding sequence ATGCGTAACCTAACAGTCAAACGCGGCGCGTTTCTCGGCGTGCTGCTCCTAACACTGATGATGTTCATGGCTGCGTCGGCACAAGACACCGAACAGCCCCGCGCAACCAGTATCAACCGGGTTGAACCACGGAATATCCAGGCCGGCGCGGGCGGTACGATCTCGATCTACGGCACGGGCTTCACTGAAGATTCGGTTGTCCGGCTCCGCGGTTTCGGCCTGCTGACCACCACGTTTATCAACACCGGCGCGCTGACGGCCGCGATTCCAGGGAATCTGCAGGCAGGCCAGTATGCCGTCGAGGTGCGCGATCCTTCAGGTGACAGCCAGTGGGACCGCACGCTTAACGTCAGTGCTGCTCCGGTGCCGACAAGCCAACCGCAGCCTACCAACGAGCCTCCCGTTCCGCAGCCGACCAATGAGCCGGCGCCGCTGCCTACCCCACCCCCGGGTGAGCCACGCCTCACGGCGCGCGGCTACACAGTTGTGCCGGGCGTCATCAAGCCAGGCGACGGACTGTCGGTGACGTTCGAACTCGTCAATCTGGGCAACCGCACGGCACAGAGTATCATCGCGGCACTCGATCCCGCAGGCAAGTTCCTGCCCAGCGGCGGGATTGCCTCGCTGACTGTGCCCGATATTGGCCCAGGGGGCACGTTCCTGGTCTCACTGTCGGCGATCGGCGCGCTGGATTTGCCCGCAGGGCCGACGGTTATCCCGATCAAACTGACCTATCGCGACTTCGAAGGCAAGACCTACGATTCAAGCGTGTCCTTCAGCGTCAATGTGGAATCGGTCAGCATATCGACCCAACTCACGGTGAGCGAATACATCACGACACCAAACCCGGTGGAGCCGGGGCGGGCGGTGCTGGTTCAAATCGTGGTGACCAACAGCGGAACGGTGATGGCGCCGCAGGCGCTCCTCAAAATCGGGGGAACCGACAGCATCCTGCTGGCCGGCCCACAAGGGGATAGTTTCCCGTTGGGCGATCTTGAACCCGGCGACAGCAGAACGATCAATGCGGAACTCGTCGTCCGGGCCGATGCCTCGGCAGGCCCGCAGCCCCAGGCTTATACGCTGAGCTATCAGCAGGGCGCCGAAGTCAAGGAGTCGACCGGGACACTCACGCTGACGGTTGCCCAGGCCCAGGCGCTGGAGCCCTTGCTGCTGCTGGAGAGCTACGAAGTCAGCCAATCGACGCTCAAGCCAGGCGATACCTTCACGCTGACAGCCGTGCTGGCGAACGTGGGGACCGGCGCCGTGCAGAACCTGCTGGTGACTTTCGGTTCGGTCAGTGAAGATACAAGCGGTGGCTCCGGTGGATCGACGACGACCACGAGCAGTACCTTTGCCCCGTTGGGGACAGGCGGTTCGATCTTCGTGGGCAGCCTGGCTGCCGAGGGCGGTTCGACCACCCTCACCCAGGATTTCATCGTCAGCGGCAGCACGAAAAGCGGTGTGTATACGCTGCCCATCACGCTGCGCTATCCCAATGCCAAGCGCGAGACGGTGACCACGGCACTCAACATCAGCCTGATCGTGGTCGTCCCACCGGAACTTCAATTCATAGATGTGCCGCTACCGCCTGAAATCTTCATGGGAGAGCCAGTCGGGATCGGCCTCTCATTCACCAACATCGGTAAGAGCGACGTAAACTTCCGCAGCGCTGAAGTCTCGGTCGAAAATGCCGAAGTCCTCGACGGTCAATCGGTGTTTATCGGGACCGTCAAGGCTGGCGAAGAAGGCAGTATGGCCGCAACCGTCATGGCTACCGGCCCGGGGCCAGTCGTCGTCTCGGTCACGCTGAACTACATCGACGAACTGAGCCAGCCGCGCAGCGTCGTACGTCAATATGAAACGGTCGCGGTTGAACCGCCGCCGATGCCGACTGATGATCCGTTCCTCCCGACGCCGGAACCGGTCACGCCGGAGCCGGAGCCGGAACCGACATTTGCCGAGATGCTCGGCAAGGCGCTCCTCGGCCTCCTGGGACTGGGCAGCTAG
- a CDS encoding ABC transporter permease, which translates to MELIQLAVGNLMRARARLIMTAGGVLVGTAAVILLVAITIGLQTAAEAGIGNNASLTEMDVYPAYNPNIPYEDMPQMNIDAVRAFRRIPNVLAVIPSANLNGGGEIIAGDYNGYGSVIGVDVSLLPYMGISAEQGELALGEGQVLIGPEVAKNFYDPDAEEWTPVEVDLFTTPLKMRIYQWSGENPANQTIKLNVAGILAPGSSYDYYVIMPIQDVIEYNEWTDGTEFDPETFTFGRVTVRARDRETTNEVATAIRELGYEVSGMADFLNQLNQFFGTMRLMLGGVGGVALLVAAFGVANTMTMAILERTKEIGLMKAIGASDRDVMTIFLVEAALVGFSGGAAGVGLSFFIQNLVNTALQNAPQGEGGINFLPIDPSQLQGNLFVIPPELTLFAVLLATAVGIGAGLLPALRAARMLPVLALKSE; encoded by the coding sequence ATGGAGCTCATACAACTCGCCGTCGGCAATCTGATGCGTGCCCGCGCGCGCCTGATAATGACTGCTGGCGGAGTACTGGTCGGTACCGCCGCCGTGATTCTGCTGGTAGCAATCACCATTGGCTTGCAGACCGCGGCGGAAGCTGGAATCGGCAATAATGCATCACTGACCGAAATGGATGTCTATCCGGCCTACAATCCCAATATCCCGTATGAAGACATGCCGCAGATGAACATCGATGCGGTCAGAGCCTTCCGCAGAATCCCCAACGTTCTCGCCGTCATTCCTTCCGCGAATCTCAATGGCGGAGGTGAGATCATAGCCGGCGATTACAACGGTTATGGAAGCGTTATAGGGGTGGACGTCTCCTTGCTGCCGTATATGGGGATCAGCGCGGAACAGGGGGAGCTTGCCCTGGGCGAAGGCCAGGTTCTGATCGGGCCGGAAGTCGCCAAGAACTTCTATGACCCGGATGCCGAAGAGTGGACTCCGGTCGAGGTCGATTTGTTTACCACGCCGCTCAAAATGCGCATCTACCAGTGGTCCGGCGAAAACCCGGCCAACCAGACGATCAAACTGAATGTCGCGGGAATCCTTGCGCCCGGGTCGAGTTACGACTATTACGTGATCATGCCGATTCAGGACGTGATCGAGTACAACGAGTGGACCGACGGCACAGAATTTGATCCCGAGACATTCACCTTCGGGCGCGTCACCGTGCGGGCCAGAGATCGAGAGACGACTAACGAGGTGGCGACCGCCATCCGCGAATTGGGATACGAGGTCAGCGGTATGGCCGACTTCCTGAACCAGCTTAACCAGTTCTTTGGCACGATGCGCCTGATGCTGGGGGGAGTTGGCGGAGTCGCGCTGCTGGTCGCGGCTTTCGGGGTCGCGAATACCATGACCATGGCTATTCTTGAACGGACCAAGGAAATCGGCCTGATGAAGGCCATCGGGGCGTCGGATCGCGATGTCATGACGATCTTCCTGGTTGAGGCTGCGCTGGTCGGCTTTTCCGGTGGCGCGGCGGGGGTTGGTCTTTCGTTCTTCATCCAGAACCTGGTCAATACAGCGCTCCAGAACGCGCCCCAAGGCGAAGGAGGAATTAACTTCCTTCCCATTGATCCGAGCCAGCTGCAAGGAAATCTGTTCGTCATCCCACCGGAGCTGACGCTGTTCGCGGTGCTGCTGGCAACAGCCGTGGGCATCGGCGCAGGACTTCTGCCCGCCCTGCGCGCCGCCCGGATGCTGCCGGTGCTGGCTCTGAAGTCCGAGTAA
- a CDS encoding GAF domain-containing sensor histidine kinase yields MTDGPSPRSQLDALSDAVRAVTTEISLERVLRRLAEIAAHLVNARYAALGVPNDSGGLAQFFTYGMTERQIERMDHLPVGHGLLRELMRHPDPIRLEDMSEDPRSAGFCAYHPRMTSFLGVPIISKGETLGSLYLSDRLDNRPFTPTDERLVMMLAGHAAIAIENARLNDQLRRLAIIEERDRIAMELHDGIIQQIFAVGIKLDIARITHAPGAELDIQMQSATSDLNRIIEDLRRYIRDLNKGVGFAVHLGEQLNEVFEGFRGVSSARLVTDIQSGLTNLSEDKIHMLTQLTRETLSNIVRHSQATEVYIELEDTGSAIVLTISDNGVGFEPDAVKRGRGLDNMAQRTGMLGGTLEIMSSPGRGATLNVTLPH; encoded by the coding sequence ATGACTGATGGTCCGTCCCCACGCTCGCAGCTGGATGCCTTGAGTGACGCGGTGCGTGCTGTAACGACCGAGATCAGTCTGGAACGCGTTCTGCGCCGGCTGGCCGAAATCGCGGCGCATCTGGTTAACGCCCGCTATGCTGCGCTGGGTGTACCTAATGACTCGGGTGGGCTTGCACAGTTCTTCACCTATGGCATGACCGAACGGCAAATAGAGCGGATGGATCATCTGCCGGTGGGTCACGGCTTGCTTCGCGAATTGATGCGGCATCCTGATCCTATCCGGCTTGAGGATATGTCGGAAGATCCCCGCTCGGCCGGGTTTTGCGCCTATCATCCCCGGATGACGAGTTTTCTGGGTGTGCCAATCATTTCAAAGGGCGAGACGCTGGGCAGTCTGTATCTCAGCGACCGGCTGGATAACCGTCCGTTCACCCCGACCGACGAGCGGCTGGTGATGATGCTGGCCGGCCATGCGGCGATCGCGATCGAGAACGCGCGGCTCAATGACCAGCTGCGCCGGTTAGCGATCATCGAAGAACGCGACCGGATCGCGATGGAGCTGCATGACGGCATTATTCAGCAGATTTTTGCCGTCGGCATCAAGCTCGACATCGCCCGGATTACCCACGCGCCGGGCGCTGAACTCGACATACAGATGCAGAGCGCGACATCCGACCTGAACCGGATCATCGAAGACCTGCGCCGCTATATCCGCGACCTGAACAAAGGCGTTGGCTTCGCGGTTCATCTTGGCGAACAGCTCAATGAGGTCTTTGAAGGGTTTCGCGGCGTAAGTTCGGCGCGGTTGGTGACCGACATCCAGTCAGGGTTGACGAACCTCTCCGAAGACAAGATTCACATGCTGACCCAGCTAACGCGTGAGACGCTCTCCAACATCGTGCGCCACTCGCAGGCCACCGAAGTCTATATTGAGTTGGAAGACACCGGCTCGGCTATCGTCCTGACGATCTCGGACAATGGGGTAGGCTTTGAACCCGATGCGGTTAAGCGCGGACGCGGTCTCGACAATATGGCACAGCGTACCGGGATGCTCGGCGGCACGCTGGAGATCATGAGTTCTCCCGGCCGCGGCGCGACTCTGAATGTCACACTGCCGCACTAG
- a CDS encoding response regulator transcription factor, with product MTQIRILVVDDHEVVRMGVKAMLQQHSNFAIVAEAENGEDAIKEALKHHPDVVVMDVRMPGMSGIDACAKITEQLPNTRVVMLTTFAEDDLLFSAIRAGASGYVLKRIGNHDLIRTIESVARGESALDPAMVASVFREVALAEKQREASVFSDLSAQELRVLASIADGMTNREIAAKLFLGEGTVRNYVSSILGKLNLSNRAEAAAFAVQHRVKDVIGQD from the coding sequence ATGACTCAAATCCGTATATTGGTCGTTGACGACCATGAAGTCGTGCGCATGGGCGTCAAGGCGATGCTGCAGCAGCACTCGAATTTTGCGATCGTCGCAGAAGCTGAAAACGGCGAAGACGCAATCAAAGAGGCGCTAAAGCATCATCCTGATGTTGTTGTGATGGATGTACGTATGCCGGGTATGTCCGGCATTGATGCGTGTGCGAAGATCACGGAACAGCTGCCCAACACGCGCGTAGTGATGCTTACTACCTTTGCAGAGGACGATCTCCTTTTTTCGGCGATTAGAGCCGGGGCGTCCGGTTATGTGTTGAAGCGCATTGGAAATCACGACCTGATCCGCACCATTGAGTCAGTCGCACGCGGAGAATCGGCGCTGGACCCGGCGATGGTCGCCTCGGTCTTCCGTGAAGTCGCGCTGGCCGAAAAGCAGCGTGAAGCCTCGGTCTTCTCTGATCTGTCGGCGCAGGAACTGCGAGTTCTGGCCTCGATCGCCGACGGGATGACTAACCGTGAAATCGCCGCGAAGCTGTTTCTCGGCGAAGGCACGGTACGCAACTATGTGAGCAGCATCCTGGGGAAACTCAACCTATCTAACCGCGCGGAAGCGGCCGCTTTTGCTGTACAGCACCGCGTTAAGGATGTCATCGGGCAGGACTAG
- a CDS encoding universal stress protein — protein MSFKKILVTLDGSELAEQAVKYAKLVADPGAQITLLSVLEEDWAASLVMAGVMGQPVPMPSDPRHAHDPRALAATRDYLKGVSERIADENLTVVPEVHTGSVVESIIAVAEQGYDLIVMATHGRTGLGKVILGSVASDVLPKAPCAVLVIPPMHPHA, from the coding sequence ATGTCGTTCAAGAAAATCCTGGTCACACTGGATGGATCGGAACTGGCAGAGCAGGCGGTAAAATACGCGAAACTTGTTGCTGATCCTGGTGCACAGATCACCCTGTTATCTGTTTTGGAAGAGGATTGGGCGGCGTCACTAGTTATGGCCGGTGTTATGGGACAGCCAGTTCCGATGCCGAGCGATCCGCGGCATGCCCATGATCCCCGCGCCCTGGCGGCAACCCGGGACTATCTGAAGGGCGTATCAGAGCGCATTGCGGATGAGAACTTAACGGTGGTTCCCGAAGTGCACACCGGCAGCGTGGTCGAATCGATCATCGCTGTGGCCGAGCAAGGCTACGATCTGATCGTCATGGCCACCCACGGCCGTACTGGGCTGGGGAAGGTCATACTTGGCAGCGTCGCATCGGATGTTCTACCAAAGGCCCCCTGCGCGGTTCTTGTCATCCCGCCGATGCATCCGCATGCTTAG
- a CDS encoding SH3 domain-containing protein — translation MFAKNIAHAPPAHRRFRLSILMLIALVAMALPSSAQPLTLQFGVGAVGQIDAAVPLSLFVFSGLEGELVAVEIFGLTAGFTPTLTLLSPSQQPIGAPTGSGGALSLAAVLPADGNYSLLVGSLNGQPGEFAIRLDGGVTGQAFPMLPDEQLRAEVVPNGVPQVLTFDASQTGFVLQLGDPFATGPTPDNLRFAAQVVASSGGLLAQFDGVYGALTLVPAGSGRVYVVISGASPEDGGGLDIVLRSPGTLSSTSSSTSSSTTSSSSDPVATPEVTGPVTTTSSTGECTLIAGPNGVNVRAGDSTNFAPITQIEPNGTRAVTGRNANNSWFTIDVNGAVGWVAAQVVTLNGNCSNLQVLSAGSPPPQPTSSNQQGPTATSTATTSNNQQPTQENTQPGPTATPSATPTATTAAPTAPPDNTTHRFDVNRNSGGTLNEVISYPDGDTTDRIEMIVDLGQVGGEATRNVTLTLNCNGNGTQFVRFTLTSPNAQRFGCGQSITVRYSAPFSTGYYYVFMEDGGPAYVNYTLVASTQP, via the coding sequence ATGTTCGCGAAAAACATTGCTCACGCGCCGCCGGCACACCGTCGATTCCGCCTCTCGATCCTAATGCTGATCGCCTTGGTCGCTATGGCCCTTCCAAGCAGCGCGCAACCGCTGACCTTACAATTCGGGGTCGGCGCGGTGGGGCAGATCGACGCCGCCGTACCTCTCTCATTATTTGTCTTTTCCGGACTTGAAGGCGAACTAGTTGCGGTAGAGATCTTCGGACTCACAGCCGGATTCACGCCCACCCTCACGCTTCTCAGCCCGTCACAGCAACCGATCGGCGCACCAACTGGAAGCGGAGGCGCTCTCTCGTTGGCGGCTGTACTGCCCGCGGACGGGAACTATTCTTTGCTGGTCGGCAGCCTGAACGGTCAGCCCGGCGAGTTCGCCATCCGTCTGGACGGCGGTGTTACCGGACAAGCCTTCCCGATGCTGCCGGACGAGCAGCTTCGCGCTGAGGTCGTGCCGAACGGCGTGCCGCAGGTCCTGACATTTGATGCCAGCCAGACCGGTTTTGTGCTGCAACTCGGCGACCCGTTTGCGACGGGTCCCACTCCCGACAACCTTCGCTTTGCCGCGCAGGTTGTCGCCAGCAGCGGCGGCCTGCTCGCCCAGTTTGACGGTGTGTATGGCGCGCTGACGCTTGTTCCCGCCGGTTCCGGGCGCGTATACGTCGTTATTAGCGGGGCATCGCCGGAAGATGGCGGCGGCCTCGATATCGTCCTTCGTTCGCCAGGCACGCTGTCCTCGACGAGTTCTTCGACGTCTTCCAGCACTACCTCCAGCAGTTCGGACCCGGTAGCCACTCCAGAGGTTACCGGACCAGTGACAACCACCTCGTCAACGGGGGAATGCACGCTTATTGCCGGTCCGAACGGGGTAAATGTGCGGGCGGGAGACAGCACGAACTTCGCACCGATCACCCAAATCGAGCCGAACGGCACACGTGCCGTGACCGGCCGAAATGCGAATAACTCATGGTTTACGATCGACGTAAACGGCGCGGTTGGCTGGGTAGCGGCGCAAGTCGTCACACTCAATGGGAACTGTTCGAACCTGCAGGTATTGAGCGCGGGCAGCCCGCCGCCGCAGCCGACCAGCAGCAATCAGCAAGGGCCAACTGCAACGTCGACGGCGACAACCAGCAACAACCAGCAGCCCACACAGGAAAATACGCAGCCCGGACCGACAGCTACCCCAAGCGCGACCCCGACGGCGACTACCGCTGCGCCCACGGCGCCCCCTGATAACACGACTCACCGTTTCGATGTTAACCGGAATTCTGGGGGTACGCTGAACGAGGTGATTTCGTATCCGGATGGCGATACGACCGATCGGATCGAGATGATTGTGGATCTGGGTCAGGTTGGTGGCGAGGCGACCCGCAACGTAACCCTGACACTGAACTGCAATGGCAACGGCACGCAGTTTGTACGCTTCACGCTCACCAGCCCCAACGCCCAGCGCTTCGGCTGTGGACAGAGCATCACCGTGCGCTACAGCGCGCCGTTCTCCACTGGCTACTACTATGTTTTCATGGAGGATGGCGGGCCGGCGTATGTGAACTACACATTAGTGGCGTCCACACAGCCGTAA